GGGCCTTGGATGCAAGTCTGAGACCAAGCAGGATATTTAGCCATCCTAGACAATGTGAAGACTTAGCAGCGACTTACGCGCCATTTTCAGTTCGCTAGCTAAGAAATAGCGACCACGTTCGAGACAAGTCAGAAACTCGATCATTTCAGCACCGGCAAAATAAACGATTCAGCTAGGCAATTAACTGAGAGCTTCAACATCGATCAGAATGCTATCTACTGAAAAAGAACTCTTAAATAAGAAGTAGGTGTTGAATTTTTTACTGGCTACCTTGATAACCTCTTCTTCGAATTCCCAGCGAGGCTTATACCTTTTGCGGTCCTTCAGCTACTCTATCGGTAACATTAACCTTTGTCTTTGGCCAAATAGAGACAATAAAGGAAGAGTAGCAAGAAAAAGCAAAAGCACTATACCGTGGGCAAGCTGCTTTGCTTCCCGATAAAGCTGCCATAGATACTGAACCAAAACGAACTCCTATACCTTGGTTATGGACTTTTGGTATCAGGCTCAGACGAGAGCTGTCGTTTTGGATAGTCCTGCTTGTGGTTTTTTTCAAAGCCATAGGTTAACGCCATTTTATCTCACCATATTTAGCCCTTTCTCTAAACATCTCCTATTACCCTGTTTTTATTGAAATAAGGACTTTGTTGCTCCTCTAATATTTTTCTCCCAGAAAGAAGATTAACCTCTCTAGCTCAAAGTGGGGCCGGCCTTTTTCCGTTTACAAAAAGGAACAAAGAAAGTAACATTATCTAGATAAAAGGATATGACATTTATCCTAATAAAATCATAATATATTAATATATTTAAGATTAATGAGTTAGATAAGACTATTTATCTAGATAATGAGTTTTCGAGAATTGCCAAATAATAGATCAAACCTGGAACCATATACTAAGCTATTGAGGTCGATCCCAACCTTTGAGAATCAAAGCGTCAAAAGTGACAGAAACAGCTTGTATCTGTTGAATGTCAAGTTCACTTTGACTGACGGAAAAGATCTGCAGGATATTCTAAGGTTGAGCTTGAAATATGGGATGGCCCCATCTGGAGTTCTGGTAAATAGACTCAGCGAAGCCGAGAGGCAAGATCTAGATAAATGCGGAATCAGCTACATAACGCTAGAGGGACATATATCCATTCAGACTCGATTTGAGTGGGTTAAACGTCAGCCTATAGATGGGTTCAAAAAAAGACCCCACTCGAATCAAGAGAAGCTAGCTGTAGACATATCTCCAACAACTCTTGTTAGCCCAAATGCCTTAGCTATACTAGACTGTCTATTTCGCCTAGACGATGAAACTCTGAACATGTTTACTGCTTATAAGTTGAGTAGCAAGATTGGTCTGTCCCAACCAAAATTTAGCTCGATCATGTCAAGCCTTGGTGTAAAGAGCCTCTATGATCTTAAATCCAAGATAGCCACGCTTGAACCTTCCGAATTTGCAAAAAAGTTCAGATACAGTCGAACAAGGCAGAGTATGACCCCTTATTTTAAGCTCAAAAAATACTACCACCCGGTTAATTCAGATATAGACTCGATTTGGCCAAAAATTATTGAAGAAATCCAGGAAGGACCGGGGAAGATAAACTACGCTCCTTCTGAGCAGCTAAAAAAAATGGGTTATCTCAGAGATAATACTTATTCCTTATGGGTAGACTCTAAAGAACTAAAAAGTTTCAAAAAAAGATATAGGCTTATACCTTCTCAGAAACATAACGATGGAGCAATCGCTATCTGTTCACCCGCGAAGGATTTTCTGAAAGAGGCTATTATAACGAAGCTAGATGAACCATCGTCCAGATATCAGGAGCTTTTTGGAAGCCTAAATATCTTTAGAGTAATATGGGATCTTGGATTTGGAGATTCTAGACATCAAGAATTACAAGTAGACTTACTATGGAAGGTTTTACATGGAAGCAGACTTTGAAAAGGTAGAAAAATGGTTGCAAGATGTAGAGCTGGCCATGCCTCAGCTGCGTGAAGTCATACTATCTCAAGGCAGTGAGATCTTGATTATTGGAAAGTCAGTATACTATCTTTACCACGAACTGGGTTGGATACCAGAACCTAGAACCAGTACGGGCGACATCGATATAAGTATAGGGGTCTATCAAGATTTTAACAACTATTACAGTATTAAATCTAAGCTGCTCGAAGTGGGGTACCTGCAAGACGAAGATCCCGACTATCCCTTTAGATTTCATTCTCCTAAGAAAATGCCTGGAACAATAACCTACGTCGATCTACTTATTCATCCAGCAGGAGATATTGAAGAAGAAACGGTAAGAGAAAAAATGGGAGTAGGCCCAGAGTGGCAATTTGAAAGTGTTTTAAGTGGACTCAATAATCCAGTGAAACTTAATGAAAACGGATCGCTTCTTGCCCCCAACCCTCTTGGAATGATCGGCCAGAAGGCTCGAGCATACTATGCTGCATCTGATTGGAGGAAAAAGGATCTAGCCGACATTGGGGAGCTAATCGATGGATTAGTCACTCAAGGAACGCACTTTGATTTATCTGAAGTATGGCAGGAAATGAAACTTCAGCACAGTGATCAATGTGAATTTATTGAAAGCTGTGTCAGCAAATTAGCTGATGATAGTAATGTAGAGCTTGATTTCGAGAATGTAAAAAATGACCTTGTGTTGAGACATTATACTGAGGAAGAGATAGAAACTCATTTACCAAAGCAGGCTGAACAAATCATTGAGCAAGTTTTTACTGATTGAAACCATTTGGTCTCCCCCTAGCAAATAACCTCGAAGTACTGACTGTGCTGACTTCTGGTTGGCTGCATCGGATGTCACCTATGAGGATGAGTCATACTTTCAAAGACTGTTGGCTAAAGAAGTCAAGACGATACTTGACAACAACGACTGGAGTAGCCAGAAGGTGGATAAACCTACATTCTGGCCAACAAAGACGTGGCTTCAGGAAGAAGGTTATTCGTCCATTGAAGAATGGCAGGAAGCAAAGAAAGCAGTTGAAACTACTGAAGTACTTACTCAGCCGAGCAAAGAAGTTGTGAACAACTCAGTATCTCTGAATGAGAGTGATCAAATTGATTGTATTGCTTGCAAACAACAGTGCCCGCCCAGAATCGCGTGAGATGACCGCTTGATTCCATCGTGATTAGATATCCGTGAACTTAAAAACACGGAGCCTTTATGAAGATCGAACTAGAATCCCTCGCCCCCAAATTTGAAGCTTCCCGCAGCAGGGCCAAAGGTAAGAGAGTCATCTATCCCACGAAACTTAGAAAAGCTGCCGCCCAACTCATCGAAGATCACTCCCATAAAACTCTTGCTAACGAACTTGGGGTTTCAGTGGCTTCCATCAAATCTTGGGCCAAGACCTTCGCTCCAAAGGTTTCTGAAAAAGACCTGATCCAAATTGAGAGTGATGACAACACAGTACCACTCCAGGTAGCAGGGGATGATATCAACGTAAAAATCATCGCTATGGAGATCAGTGTACCTAGTGGAAAGCTTGCTGCTACCCTCACAGATATCATGAGAGGAATGGGAGCTTCATCATGCTAACACTAGGTCATAGCACTAAGCTATATATGTGCCGCAAGCCAGTGGACTTTCGCTATGGCTTTGATGGCCTAGCAAATCTATGCAAGAAAATGGCAGGTAAAGATCCTTATAATGGCTCGGTATTTCTATTCTTCAATAGATCCATGACCAAAGCGAAGCTTATCTATTTTGACGGAACTGGTTCAGTCATGATCTGGAAAAGGCTTGAACAGGGTAAGTATAAACTACCAAAAACGGATGAGAATGAAGAGTTTCCTACGCTAAGAGGCACTGATGCTGCTCTTCTTTTGGAAGGAGTTGATGCTTCGAAGATAAAGAGGGGCAAGGCTTGGAAGCCAGTTTCAAATAAAGACTTGAATTAACTACTAAATTTCATGACTATGCCGCTAGAATTATTGAGAGTAGAATGCGATGAAGTTCTCGGAAATAAAATCTGAGCTTGCGCCCTTTGAGGCCTTGATTGAAACGATCCCTGAGGACCAAATTCAAGGGATCAAGATCTCTCGCATTCTACTTTCCAAGATTGATGAGCTATTTGAAGAACTAGCTGTCAAAGAAGAAAGAATCAGCTACCTCACTACTGAGCTATTTGGGAAGAATAAGAACAAGGAAGATCCTGACTCTGAAGTAGCAGACGAAAAGGATCAGGACGAAGACCCTAAAAAATCTGAAAAAGAAGCTAAGAAAAGGGTTGAGGATGCTAAATCTCCTAAAAAAAACATGCCTAAGGGCTCAGCTAAGAAGCAAACTGTAAGGCGAAGAGTTCCAAAGGGCCTAAAGTGCAGTGCCTGCCATGGTGATGTCAAGGACATAGGCTATGGTCATAAAGCTTCAGAGATCGATCTTATCAAAATGGGAGTCCTAGATCGGGAATACCTCCTTCACAGAGGTCGGTGCTCATGTGGGGAAGTTGATTTTGAAATGCCTAGACCCGAAAGGGTTCTTGAACAACGAATATATACGTCAGAATTTATCAGTCAGCTCATCGTTTCAAAATTCAAATTCCATCTTTCCGTCTACCGTCAGCAAAAACAGTTTTTGGATGCGGGAATCTACGTTAATCGCAACGTTCTTAACGATCTTGTAAATAACGCCTGGAAGGAGCTTGAGCCTGTAGTAAAAAGACTTCGCCAAATTGCTCGTGAGCAGAAGTATAAGTACTGCGACGAGACACCCATATGTCGCGTAAAAAAGGGAAAGAGTAAAAGATACTACCTGTGGTGTCTGCACACCGAACTTGCTGTAGTATTTGAACTAACGGAAAAAAGAAATCAGGCTCTAGCTAAGGATTTTATCGGTGAAGGCGGCACCGTCATGACTGACGGCCTTGGTATCTATTCTGAAAAAAGTATTGATGGAGTCCATGGCAATTGCTTAGCTCATTGTTTACAGAAGTTCTTTAGATCATTTTCATCCTTTTCAGAAGAATCTGATAGGGCAATCGACTTCATGGTCGAGGTCTATAAGGTTGAGAAGGAAGCTAAGGCTGAGGGACTAAGCCCAGAAGATCGGCTGGCTCTTCGTCAGAAAAAATCTGCAAAACACATGGCAGACTTCAGGGCCTTCCTAGAGAACCTAAACCCTCCGCCAAGATCTGCTCTTGGTAAAGCCATTTCATATACCCTGGAGCGCTGGAAAGAGATCACCCTGTTCCTGCGCGATGGCGGGATTGAGGTTGATAACAACCGTGTCGAATCCATATTCAGAGATGTAAAGCTTGGTCTCAAGAACTATCTTTTTGTGATGTCAGATCTTGGTGGAGAGGCGATGGCTGGTTTTTACAACCTCATCATGACCTGCGAGCTTCATGGTATCAACCCTCAGGACTATCTGGCTGATATTCTTGTCAGGCTCGCAAATGGGCACCCTGCTTCGGATATTGATGCCTTGCTGCCATGGAGTTGGAAGGCCGATGCCTCACGACTCAAAATTTCGTCTAAAGATGAACATGTTGAACAAGAGTACCCTAGAGAGCTGCTGGTCAAAAAGCTAGGACTTGAGGGAAAGATCTACTTCGATGATCCTGACGAAACTTTAGATGATGGTGCTCATATTTATGAAATGACAGCACTTTCTCCATGATCTTTGAAAATTGAATAGAATCTAGGCTAGGAATTCACCTGGTCGTGGCGAGGTGCGCCCTGAAATATTAATAGTCAGGGACGG
The Pseudobacteriovorax antillogorgiicola genome window above contains:
- the tnpB gene encoding IS66 family insertion sequence element accessory protein TnpB (TnpB, as the term is used for proteins encoded by IS66 family insertion elements, is considered an accessory protein, since TnpC, encoded by a neighboring gene, is a DDE family transposase.), translated to MLTLGHSTKLYMCRKPVDFRYGFDGLANLCKKMAGKDPYNGSVFLFFNRSMTKAKLIYFDGTGSVMIWKRLEQGKYKLPKTDENEEFPTLRGTDAALLLEGVDASKIKRGKAWKPVSNKDLN
- the tnpC gene encoding IS66 family transposase; translated protein: MKFSEIKSELAPFEALIETIPEDQIQGIKISRILLSKIDELFEELAVKEERISYLTTELFGKNKNKEDPDSEVADEKDQDEDPKKSEKEAKKRVEDAKSPKKNMPKGSAKKQTVRRRVPKGLKCSACHGDVKDIGYGHKASEIDLIKMGVLDREYLLHRGRCSCGEVDFEMPRPERVLEQRIYTSEFISQLIVSKFKFHLSVYRQQKQFLDAGIYVNRNVLNDLVNNAWKELEPVVKRLRQIAREQKYKYCDETPICRVKKGKSKRYYLWCLHTELAVVFELTEKRNQALAKDFIGEGGTVMTDGLGIYSEKSIDGVHGNCLAHCLQKFFRSFSSFSEESDRAIDFMVEVYKVEKEAKAEGLSPEDRLALRQKKSAKHMADFRAFLENLNPPPRSALGKAISYTLERWKEITLFLRDGGIEVDNNRVESIFRDVKLGLKNYLFVMSDLGGEAMAGFYNLIMTCELHGINPQDYLADILVRLANGHPASDIDALLPWSWKADASRLKISSKDEHVEQEYPRELLVKKLGLEGKIYFDDPDETLDDGAHIYEMTALSP